In the genome of Myxococcus stipitatus, one region contains:
- a CDS encoding DUF1318 domain-containing protein: MKHRGLPLLAVLAASGCISAPEIVMVDRATALEEQASGSFRDVEQRLARAAMNPTPVPLTPNQLEELGMQPPPLVENLGRTQADRVDELLRRHCVGEGKDGLLADTRRRCQTGRLMPDDVALVERVNRARLQLWKWMGTVRPGVPEETLRQNWRKVHAEGVVCGGWVEAADGTWGEKKC, from the coding sequence ATGAAACACCGCGGGTTGCCGCTGCTCGCCGTGCTCGCCGCTTCTGGCTGCATCAGCGCGCCGGAAATCGTCATGGTGGACCGCGCGACGGCGCTCGAGGAACAGGCCTCCGGCTCGTTCCGGGACGTGGAGCAGCGGCTCGCCCGCGCGGCGATGAACCCGACGCCTGTTCCGCTCACGCCCAATCAACTGGAGGAGCTGGGCATGCAGCCCCCTCCCCTGGTCGAGAACCTCGGACGGACGCAGGCGGACCGCGTCGACGAGCTGCTGCGGCGCCACTGCGTGGGTGAGGGCAAGGACGGGCTCCTGGCGGACACCCGCCGCCGCTGCCAGACGGGGCGGCTGATGCCGGACGACGTCGCCCTGGTGGAGCGCGTGAACCGGGCCCGCCTCCAACTGTGGAAGTGGATGGGGACGGTCCGCCCGGGAGTGCCCGAGGAGACACTGCGCCAGAACTGGCGGAAGGTGCACGCGGAGGGCGTGGTCTGCGGCGGGTGGGTGGAGGCCGCGGACGGGACCTGGGGAGAGAAGAAGTGCTGA